One part of the Plasmodium yoelii strain 17X genome assembly, chromosome: 13 genome encodes these proteins:
- a CDS encoding protein PET117, putative — translation MKYRYGKILLTSSILLSVGIYYYVKESKYWDYQRRYEGVLRDLERQKSKLEKWKADNL, via the coding sequence ATGAAATATCGTTACGGAAAAATATTGTTAACATCTTCTATCCTTTTAAGTGTTGGCATTTACTATTATGTAAAAGAGTCAAAATATTGGGATTATCAGCGAAGATATGAAGGTGTTTTAAGGGATTTAGAAAGACAAAAATCAAAACTTGAAAAATGGAAAGCTGACAATTTATAG
- a CDS encoding large ribosomal subunit nuclear export factor, putative, whose protein sequence is MNKKYNDFENRKRNKQNGRKDFNRANLKKRDKNFKQKNAKLKNVYVGKNKNWKGQIKKSYSKDDKINSNTIYNIDKNNRRQSSNDRYNNDKENYNEYNKKETYDFEDILKDYSENKIALKKTDETFVLHLCKLYNISEFWFLLKKGMEHIVSKYVIKKKKKNFQYDNINFYIKKLQKRKKKIYKNYIENEDMINHTKEDKEEDDEDDEDEKTKDDLPNGDKINNTNITSFSQKLLFFDIEDTLFNLDNDQISINKKAWKKKIKNLLKKKTQSSEIPKDDSEDDNDNSEKTKKNKEHSISYNNIPIYLRQIYDMENEYSGKIRENIGQVSIKELAKQKVNMSNIYKLLYDIGLTMIYYNFNTYIEKHAEDEEQLHLEIIHNKNNIFSDRINNMVVLIKKKPLIYIMYAKVLIDSYKKKDNVFLKKTILECLKHIFLFVLHNENLLTFEENDQNVLNYILNIFFNRFNFKDYNVSSFYLFFNSLIYIYAFENFTKKLFIQYNFILKNAVYSMISSLFFISANNINEFCLKKKENRYTNLNVLLEAYMTQTKGNPILLKFIQHYIHIDEFRNYIVFYFFEKILSNVAYCVNIIVNALKEKKNIEKVVDSFKNEIININRCLYVIYKVKCQTMDDITENIIYFSTYLFDLFSLNIYELHEKRAILLTSWSIDKMKYMKQIQDTDQNNSENNNKNDNIKLNGDENSHKHIDNIDTTNCVHKDNDTNSEINKESQMNIKKNADFSDNNLNVNEYSDPKPNENQTTEETPENEQTEKAYKDDNDGKKNTIKEEGKKKKKKNAEINIFNKYCLYGYLSKKIVKLLSSILVKNIYFIIYNKSAPIKNEGNDIEENQSQDKKYLNSLNFISILKIIKSVDSYKIKINFLIVMFLLLYCSQQLDDNVYCFFYSILKDINYYECYHTYNFYSLMTVLILTDPNLIRNLSFIKRIFQFSIHSKETWTYVYSLNMIKYLVLKKKILMKFLFNNENKLCDDNINHVKNMHMLKFKKYHKDNDVYKPDDKIFTYNKSVNNPLDSNSVLTHLYEFYNFTSMLNNNFDNLLLEFRNVNIFNNFSIIKYKSNQNDKANINSVQIAHNFDNANKENSILIGDEDYNNQTNEERNDEKRGDGNSNNGAVSTTVTNEDGKEDSYVDDIIINIKNNYNKKNNIIQNYTIEHTNNTTGNTIQTSLNKNKYELQKDNNMSYLTHKTSYSTHIVINLMERLAFNYKNAMDQLNIHSIISNFLHDCSNNGTTQNNNGKLKLYNNAYQKYYYDILHLYNNSSFKKFKDKYKVKRKKQKDNEHRNEDSASSIDEEQEEDRFLDEYIAKNFDLDHNLNDYANNEDEDDDDLFLNINKKKSKKAFKDKSATNKKRNLTQVSSNKKKSQKKRHKSGQLSDDNILEFSDFVKSKKNKNIKKN, encoded by the coding sequence ATGAATAAAAAGTACAATGATTTCGaaaatagaaaaagaaaCAAACAAAATGGAAGAAAGGATTTCAATAGGGCTAACTTAAAGAAAAGGGATAAAAATTTCAAgcaaaaaaatgcaaaattgAAGAACGTATATGTAggtaaaaacaaaaattggAAAGGGCAAATCAAAAAGTCTTATTCAaaagatgataaaataaacagtaatacaatatataacattgataAGAATAACAGAAGGCAAAGTAGTAACGATaggtataataatgataaggAAAActataatgaatataataaaaaagaaacatATGATTTTGAAGATATATTAAAGGATTATTCTGAAAACAAGATagctttaaaaaaaacagatgAAACTTTTGTTTTACATTTATGTaagttatataatataagtgAATTTTggtttttgttaaaaaaaggGATGGAACATATTGTttcaaaatatgttataaaaaaaaagaaaaaaaatttccaatatgataatataaatttttacattaaaaaattgcaaaaaagaaaaaaaaaaatatataagaattacattgaaaatgaagatatgATAAATCATACAAAAGAAGATAAAGAAGAAGATGATGAAGATGACGAAGATGAAAAAACGAAAGACGATTTGCCAAATGGAGACAAAATTAACAATACAAATATTACATCATTTAGCCAAAAGttgcttttttttgatatagaAGATACATTATTCAATCTTGATAATGATCAAAttagtataaataaaaaggcatggaaaaaaaagataaaaaatttactaaaaaaaaaaacccaATCATCTGAAATCCCTAAAGATGATAGCGaagatgataatgataactctgaaaaaacaaaaaaaaacaaggaACACTCAATCAGTTACAATAATATACCTATATATCTGAGACAAATTTATGATATGGAAAACGAATATAGTGGTAAGATCAGAGAAAACATAGGGCAAGTTAGCATCAAAGAACTAGCAAAACAAAAGGTAAACATGagtaatatatacaaattgtTGTACGACATAGGGCTTACAATGatatactataattttaacacatatatagaaaaacaTGCAGAAGATGAAGAACAATTACATTTAGAAATAATTcacaacaaaaataatatatttagtgatagaattaataatatggttgtattaataaaaaaaaaaccattaatatacataatgTATGCAAAAGTATTAATTGATtcgtataaaaaaaaagataatgtatttttaaaaaaaacaatattagaATGTTTGaagcatatatttttatttgttttgcataatgaaaatttattaacatttgaagaaaatgatcagaatgtattaaattatatattaaatatattttttaacagatttaattttaaggattataatgTATCTTCCTTTTActtgttttttaattctttaatttatatatatgcatttgaaaattttacaaaaaaattatttatacaatataattttattttaaaaaatgctgTATATAGTATGATATCGagtttgttttttatatcagcaaacaatataaatgaattttgtttaaaaaaaaaggaaaatagatatacaaatttaaatgtattattaGAAGCCTACATGACACAAACAAAAGGAAATCcaattttgttaaaatttaTACAACATTATATACACATTGACGAATTTAGaaattatattgttttttatttttttgaaaaaatattatcaaatgtAGCATATTGTGTTAATATTATTGTCAATGctttaaaagaaaagaaaaatatagaaaaggTTGTAGAtagttttaaaaatgaaattataaatattaacagaTGTTTATATGTTATTTATAAAGTCAAATGCCAAACTATGGATGATATAactgaaaatattatatacttttcaACATACTTGTTTGACTTATTTTCACTAAACATATATGAGTTACATGAAAAGAGGGCCATACTTTTGACGTCATGGAGCATCgacaaaatgaaatatatgaaacAAATCCAGGATACTGACCAAAATAATAgtgaaaataacaataaaaatgataatataaagcTAAATGGTGATGAAAATAGTCATAAACATATCGATAATATAGATACCACCAATTGTGTTCATAAAGACAATGATACTAATAGTGAAATAAACAAAGAATCtcaaatgaatataaagaaaaatgcCGACTTTTctgataataatttaaatgtgAATGAATATTCAGATCCTAAACCGAATGAAAACCAAACAACAGAAGAAACACCTGAGAATGAACAAACCGAAAAAGCATATAAAGATGATAatgatggaaaaaaaaatacaataaaagAAGAagggaaaaagaaaaagaaaaaaaatgctgaaataaatattttcaataaatATTGTTTGTATGGATATTtaagtaaaaaaattgttaaactATTATCAAGTAtattagtaaaaaatatatattttataatatataataaaagtgCACCAATAAAAAATGAGGGAAATGATATCGAAGAAAACCAATCTCaggataaaaaatatttaaacagCTTAAATTTCATAtccatattaaaaattataaaaagtgTAGAttcttataaaattaaaataaactTTTTAATAGTAATGTTTTTGTTACTATATTGTTCTCAGCAATTAGATGATAAtgtttattgttttttttatagtatactaaaagatataaattattatgaatGTTATCAtacttataatttttatagtCTAATGACAGTTTTGATATTAACAGATCCAAATTTAATAAGAAATTTGAGTTTTATAAAAAGAATATTTCAGTTTAGTATACATTCAAAAGAAACGTGGACATATGTCTATTCATTAAAcatgataaaatatttagttttaaaaaaaaaaatattaatgaaatttttatttaataatgaaaataaattatgtgatgataatataaatcatgttaaaaatatgcacatgctaaaatttaaaaaatatcacaAGGATAATGATGTTTATAAACCTGATGATAAAATTTTCACTTATAATAAATCAGTAAATAACCCTTTAGATTCTAATTCAGTATTAACACATTTATACGAattttacaattttacaTCCATGTTAAATAATAACTTTGACAATCTATTATTGGAATTTAgaaatgttaatatttttaataatttttctatcattaaatataaatcGAATCAAAATGATAAAGCTAATATTAATAGTGTACAAATTGCTCACAATTTTGACAATgctaataaagaaaattctATATTGATAGGAGATGAAGATTATAACAACCAAACAAATGAAGAAcgaaatgatgaaaaaagaGGGGATGGAAATTCAAATAATGGTGCGGTTTCTACTACAGTTACTAATGAAGATGGAAAAGAGGATTCATATGTAGATgacataattattaatataaaaaataattacaataaaaaaaataatatcatcCAAAATTATACAATTGAGCATACAAATAATACTACAGGAAACACAATTCAAACATCcctaaataaaaataaatatgaacttcaaaaagataataatatgaGTTATTTAACTCATAAAACTTCATACAGTACTCATATTGTAATAAATTTGATGGAACGGCTAgcttttaattataaaaatgcaaTGGATCAATTAAACATACATTCTATCATTTCCAACTTTTTGCATGATTGTTCTAATAATGGAACTactcaaaataataatggaaaactaaaattatataataatgcttatcaaaaatattattatgacatattacatttatataataatagcagttttaaaaaatttaaagataaatataaagttaaaagaaaaaaacaaaaagatAATGAACACAGAAATGAAGATTCAGCTTCCTCAATCGATGAAGAACAAGAAGAAGATCGATTTTTAGATGAATATATAGCCAAAAATTTTGACTTAGatcataatttaaatgattatGCTAACAATGAGGATGAGGATGACGATGacttatttttaaatattaataagaaaaaatcCAAGAAAGCTTTTAAAGATAAATCAgctacaaataaaaaaagaaatttaaCACAAGTTTCttctaataaaaaaaaatcacaaaaaaaaagacacaAATCTGGCCAACTGTCTGATGACAACATATTGGAATTTTCAGATTTCGTCAAAtcaaagaaaaataaaaacataaaaaaaaattaa